GGAGGAGTCACTTTCCAAAACTCTAACCCTCTTTTTATCCTATGGCAGGGAGATACATCGAGGACGACGATGGTTGTTTTATCGATTGTAACGACCTTGGAGTGGAGTTCGTCCATGCCAAAGTGGATGGCCAAATTGATCAGCTTCTCCATAGAGACCCCGACATGGATTTGCTCGAATATTTGTCGCAATTCCCGAACAATTCAGTAGGCAATCCACTAGTGGTGATTCAAGTGAATACGTTCGAGTGCGGCGGAATAGCAATTGGCTTGCGCTCTACACACAGGATCAGCGACGTGTGCACCATAGCCATATTCATTAATTCGTGGGCCACCGCTTGCCGAGGTAACGTAGATGTTACAGTCTGTCCAAGTTTCGAGTTGTCGTCTCTATTCCCAATGAAAGTGTCGGCCGTTGCGAATTGGCCTCCGCCACGGAGTACTGGCAGCAAGGAATTCACGGTGTCTAGGTTCAGGTTCAGCGGTGATGCTATATCGAAGCTGAGAGCCCTAGCAAGGGATGATGCAAAGGATTCAATGGCCAACAACTTCCAGCCTTCGAGGGTGGAGGTTGTTTCGGCACTAATAAGTAAGGCTCTCGTCAAGATTGATCGATGTGGACAGGGCGAAGAAAGGCCTATCGCAGTTTATATGACGTTTAACTTGCGCGATAAAGTCAAACTAAAGATACCCGCAAATTCTTGTGGCAATTTCTTCAGCGTGATTTCTGGGCGCTCCGATCAACCCGCGGCCAGCAAAAGGAATCCGGAGTTCAATGAGATGGTGAATATAATCCACAATATAATATCGGACGCTAAAACGAAATATGCAACAATAGTAAACAAGCAGGAGTTCTGCTCGACGGTGGGGAATTCTATAGCCGAATTTGTCAAAGTCGCGTCCTCAAACGAAGTGCATACGATATTTTTTAGTAGCTGGTGCCGTTTCGGGCTATTTGAGATTGACTTCGGGTGGGGAAGTCCGGTTCTCGTCAGCAACATATCATTGAATCTCAGATCGGCCTTTCTTATCGACGATGAAGAGGGCAAAGGAATTGATGCATGGACAACCACCACTGGAGATGAGATGATTCTTCTTAAACAAGATCCGGATATACTGGCATTCACTTCCAAGTTGGAGGTGGAGAGGTTGCACGAATATGTAATCTGAGAAGTCATTGTATCTTACTATAATGTAgagcaggaaaagaaaatggacttGGTCTGTAGTATTTGTTACAtctatttcatttctttaagaaGGATGGTTCTTGTGGACAATGTTAATCAACTTATTGAATACCTTAGAGCGAACTCCTCTATCGTGTTCAGTTTCCTCAGGCTAACCTGTCACACCCCAAATCTCGAGCACGCGTATATCcatcggtggtcgataaaattgcgacgtcccaagacgcgtcACCAACCCGTTAATTTTAAggcacatgtggaagcaaaataaaaacccCTAACTGTAAAagtatgagataaaaaaaaaacaggacaacaaattcacaaacaaaacacatttttataaacaaactagtcTATTTATGAAAAGATCAGCTCTCCAAAAGAAGTTATCCTACAACCCACTAATCGGACATATTCGCCGATCCTTCGGACTCCACTTCAATAGGCTCTGGGGGCTTCAGGTCCTCCACAACCCCATCAAGAGGGTCAGCTGCACCCTTACCCAGAGCAGCGTTGACTGCAATAGCGAAGATATCAAAACCCTGAAGGGGACCATCCCATTATCCATTGAACCCATGGCGAAATCATGCCctaaattgatgaggtaccctctgaggtaggccctcatcaacccaaaCAGTGGTCACTATGAGCTCATAGACCTAATGACTTCCGGGGACAAGGACATTCGTGCTCCACTCAGTAACCCCTCCAGGCTGACCAAAACGAACTGGAGgtaccgccatctaaggacctgaaaatgttaagcccatgacggggtgagacaatatctcagcaagtttactccctaaacccctatttaggaagaaaatacgcatAGAGGTAATCTAACCACACATCACAtaagacttaccttgcctcagttcaTTCGTACATCAAGACAATTCATATCGCATATAATTGCATTAAAAGCACTCATCAATCGGGACGTCTGAACTTATAACCAAACAATTATAGGGGttctgattataaggccaaatcgttattaCCCGtctcattccgtgccacacaattttctCCTATAATCAGGcgtgtcaattcaatcaatcacgCATCTCAATTGATTACGACCCAATGGCCACGATCAAATCAACAGTCAGCGGTCTTCCGGTGTAGCTGGGCATCGTCTCGcaccattgagcacggcaacgtctataCATAGACGGTATTTCATTAGGaagcatcggtccagcctccaTTACAACTGACATTTGTTGACTTGGGGCATCCCATGTAGAGCATCGTCCGGCTTAACAGCTTGTGACGGATTTTCATAGccatcacacgatcattcaACCTTGGGCAAGGACATCATGCATTgtactcaaatgtctcaattaaaatattgaatttggcatattttcttcatattaaaaacacctggTAAAAAAAAccgtgtgggtacatggtcagatcgaactaaaaaaattgatattcttcctttttaaatctcactatttaatatagtatttaaaagcattttcggtgtcaaaacctaacacccggtattttctaataaattaccaaaatttcacaattttgaaataataactcaaaatcacaatcatcactcaaattgtacaaattaacattcaattgcataaactaaacacaccattgcaatcagcacgaaattccggtcactgactatcctagtataattttcaaaaaatattaaataattaaataaataacaaaaataattaaattagtgcaatttaaccaaataaatacaaacCTAGGCCGGAAacactaatttaaccacctaaccGGGCCTAAAAAATTAATGCACCTATCCACATAAATATTACAATCTATTTAGCTcttaatcaatctattctaacaACCTAACAGGATTGAtgaattgaagatccggtgattgcctaaatattattggaaggttctacttatggaaaccgagattctgattgtatgggcgaacaggattgatgagctatcgacacgttcctttaatagctcgaacaatcttcctaattgattccgtccaacgggtagattggaggaattcctttggtaagtgccaacgggtatgatggcataaagaagtatataaggaagacggtcttagttgttcaaggtgtgtgcgatagaagaattccaaagtctgaagctccttttgtttagacaattactttgagcaaatacttgtatacaaaaagagtctatatttgtgagaaatcttgaggaggtgtggtagaacatctacactgtggaatcaaggcaaagctgtgctgtaacttctcttttgttcatagtggaatctagccaataggctgtcagtgaagaagagtggacgtaggcttgatataagccgaaccactataaaccgcgtgttcaattttctcttctctcagtcttactttgattatcgtttgtctcaaatccatcaactgtctagtattgtgcaattatcgaagaaaaatcttttatatacctattcacccctctctaggtacttatactagcaatatcaattggtatcagagcctgtgtacttactttatttgaagtgttttactttgtagtaaaagatccatggctagtatgctagcaccagggctgatggaagggcaaagcaataccagaccaccctactttgatggaaaggattacaacatctggaagaagaagatgaaagctttcctacgatcaaaggatcctctggaatgggacgttgtagaaaaaggaattactcctatcactgcatcagtctctaaaagagggaaagaaactattGAGACCAGCGGattgactcaggaagagataatcaagagacaagcactcaacgcaaaagcaatttactctttatattgtgctttgtcaccaactgaatata
This Eucalyptus grandis isolate ANBG69807.140 chromosome 7, ASM1654582v1, whole genome shotgun sequence DNA region includes the following protein-coding sequences:
- the LOC104455394 gene encoding acetyl-CoA-benzylalcohol acetyltransferase; amino-acid sequence: MLVLGGEAGATDGRRRGLLNGEGAGSRRRGTGAGAGEERTHGDERRGGNAGCWRGSVRLRGQVRGRRGQRYCGDELLRRKGSVRSTFRTTTFYGRYIEDDDGCFIDCNDLGVEFVHAKVDGQIDQLLHRDPDMDLLEYLSQFPNNSVGNPLVVIQVNTFECGGIAIGLRSTHRISDVCTIAIFINSWATACRGNVDVTVCPSFELSSLFPMKVSAVANWPPPRSTGSKEFTVSRFRFSGDAISKLRALARDDAKDSMANNFQPSRVEVVSALISKALVKIDRCGQGEERPIAVYMTFNLRDKVKLKIPANSCGNFFSVISGRSDQPAASKRNPEFNEMVNIIHNIISDAKTKYATIVNKQEFCSTVGNSIAEFVKVASSNEVHTIFFSSWCRFGLFEIDFGWGSPVLVSNISLNLRSAFLIDDEEGKGIDAWTTTTGDEMILLKQDPDILAFTSKLEVERLHEYVI